ATCGCCCTGCTCACCGCCGTCCTCGTCGGCATCTTCACGCTGCTGAGGCCCGCCGGGTTCGCCAAGGACCGGATCTCGGGGCTGGTCGAGAAGGGGCTCGCCCCCATCGCGGGCATCCTGCTGATCGTCGGCGCGGGCGGCGGCTTCAAGCAGACGCTGATCGACTGCGGCGTGGGTCAGATGGTCCTGGACATCTCCAAGGACTGGTCGATCCCGGCGCTGCTGCTGGCCTGGCTGATCGCGGTGACCATCCGGCTGGCGACCGGTTCGGCGACCGTGGCGACGATCTCGGCGGCCGGCCTGGTCGCGCCGCTCGCGGCCGACATGTCGACCACGCACACCGCCCTGCTGGTCCTGGCCATCGGCGCCGGTTCGCTGTTCTTCAGCCATGTCAACGACGCGGGGTTCTGGCTGGTGAAGGAGTACTTCGGGCTCACCGTCGGCCAGAACATCAAGACCTGGTCGGTCATGGAGACCATCATCTCCGTGGTCGCCGGCGGCCTGGTCCTGCTCCTCTCGCTGGTCATATAGCGGTACGGCGGGAGCGGGAAGGAGAAGGAGTACGAGCATGAGTCACCCCCTGTTCGACATCAGCGGCCGGACCGCCCTGGTCACCGGCTCCAGCCGGGGCATCGGGCTGGCCCTGGCCCGGGGCCTCGCGGAGGCCGGCTGCACGGTGGTCCTCAACGGGCGGGACGCGGACCGTCTCGAGCGGGCGGCCGCCGGACTGCCCGGCGAGGTGCACACGAGCGTGTTCGACGTCACCGACGGCTCGTCGGTGGGCGCCGGGATGGCCGAGATCGAGGACCGGGTCGGTCCGCTCGACATCCTGGTCAACAACGCGGGTGTGCAACTGCGGGCCCCGCTCCTGGAGTTCGCCGAATCCGACTGGCACCGGCTGCTGGACACCAACCTCACCAGCGCGTTCCTGGTGGGCCGGGCGGCCGCCCGCGGGATGACGGAACGCGGCCACGGAAAGATCATCAACATCTGCTCGCTCCAGAGCGAGGTGGTCCGCCCGGGCATCGCGCCCTACGCGGCCACCAAGGGCGCGCTGAAGATGCTCACCAAGGGCATGTGCGCGGACTGGGGGCCGTACGGCGTCCAGGTCAACGGGCTCGGTCCGGGCTACATCGAGACCGAGCTGACCGGGCCCCTGGTCCGGGACGAGGAGTTCAGCGCGTGGGTGCGGCGCCGTACCCCGGCCGGGCGGTGGGGTACGACCCAGGACCTGGTGGGCGGGGTGCTGTTCCTCGCCTCTCCCGCGGCGGACTTCGTCAGCGGGCAGGTGCTGTACGTCGACGGCGGTATGACGAGTGTGCTCTGAAGGGGCGTGACGAGGGATGCTCGGTTGTGTGATCCACGGTCGGGGCGACCTGCGCGTCGAGGAGCTGGCGTCGCCGGTGCCCGGACCGGGCGAGGTGCTCGTCGCCGTCCGCTACGGCGGGGTCTGCGGCTCCGACCTGCACTACTGGCGGCACGGCGGGGTCGGTGACTTCCGTCTGAAGGAGCCGATGGTGCTGGGGCACGAGGTGGTCGGGACGGTCGTCGCGTACGGCTCCCCCTCCCCCTCGGGTCCCCCTGCGGGTACGCCGGTCGCCGTGCACCCGGCCACTCCGTGCGGGGTGTGCCCGGAGTGCGCGGACGGGCGGCGCCATGTCTGCCGGGACACCCGCTACCTCGGCAGCGCGGCCCGGACGCCGCACGTGCAGGGTGGGTTCGTGGGCGAGATCGTCGTCCCCGTCGCGCAGGTGCGGTCGCTCCCGGAAGGGCTTCCGCCGCGTCGGGCCGCGCTCGCCGAGCCGCTGTCGGTGGCGTTGCACGCGGTGCGGCGGGCCGGCCCGGTGACCGGGCGGCATGTCCTGGTCACCGGCGCCGGACCGATCGGCGCTCTGGTGGTCGCGGCGGCGAAGGCGGCCGGCGCGGCCCGGGTGACCGTGACCGACCTGCTGCCCACCGCGCTCGGCCATGCCCGCGCCGTGGGCGCCGACACCGTCGTACGCGCCGACGATCCGGCGGATCCCGGGTGGCCGTCGGAGGTGGACGTGGCCGTCGAGGCGTCCGGAGTGGCCGCCGGTCTCGACAGCTGCCTGCGGCTGGTACGGCGTGGCGGGGTCGTCGTGCAGCTGGGCA
The sequence above is a segment of the Streptomyces asoensis genome. Coding sequences within it:
- a CDS encoding SDR family oxidoreductase, with translation MSHPLFDISGRTALVTGSSRGIGLALARGLAEAGCTVVLNGRDADRLERAAAGLPGEVHTSVFDVTDGSSVGAGMAEIEDRVGPLDILVNNAGVQLRAPLLEFAESDWHRLLDTNLTSAFLVGRAAARGMTERGHGKIINICSLQSEVVRPGIAPYAATKGALKMLTKGMCADWGPYGVQVNGLGPGYIETELTGPLVRDEEFSAWVRRRTPAGRWGTTQDLVGGVLFLASPAADFVSGQVLYVDGGMTSVL
- a CDS encoding L-idonate 5-dehydrogenase; translation: MLGCVIHGRGDLRVEELASPVPGPGEVLVAVRYGGVCGSDLHYWRHGGVGDFRLKEPMVLGHEVVGTVVAYGSPSPSGPPAGTPVAVHPATPCGVCPECADGRRHVCRDTRYLGSAARTPHVQGGFVGEIVVPVAQVRSLPEGLPPRRAALAEPLSVALHAVRRAGPVTGRHVLVTGAGPIGALVVAAAKAAGAARVTVTDLLPTALGHARAVGADTVVRADDPADPGWPSEVDVAVEASGVAAGLDSCLRLVRRGGVVVQLGMLPPGQSPFAGNLVVSREIELRGAFRFDTEFDAALRLLAAEPAFDALISAVVPVREAESAFALAADRDRSCKVLLDFGS